The Chelatococcus sp. HY11 genome includes a window with the following:
- a CDS encoding carbohydrate ABC transporter permease — MRSFVSSARTMDVTSVAGSSRLALLRSAAAFAFTLLCAGIVIFPYYWMLVSSLDTGSLFEWPPRIIPGSISLKAYEKIFTERPVLTWLTNTAVVASATSIFCTIVAINAGYALSRFRGKMTGAFGIFILFSQMLPATLIVVPLYVIFRQLGLYNTLIGLAIADAAFILPLATWLMKGFFDRIPTDLEEQAQIDGCSRMGAFYRVTLPLAVPGLVVVTAFSFITGWDEFFLARTLIATQSNWVLSVGLTSFESQYSVAWDEMMAASVVFALPAAAFFLVIQRYLVSGLTSGAVKG, encoded by the coding sequence ATGAGATCCTTCGTCAGTTCCGCCAGGACCATGGACGTGACATCCGTCGCAGGTTCTTCGCGGCTCGCGCTTCTCAGGAGCGCGGCCGCCTTCGCCTTCACCCTGCTCTGCGCCGGGATCGTGATCTTTCCCTACTATTGGATGCTGGTATCATCCCTCGACACGGGCTCTCTCTTCGAATGGCCGCCGCGGATCATTCCCGGGAGCATCTCCCTGAAGGCCTATGAAAAGATCTTTACAGAACGTCCAGTCCTGACCTGGCTGACGAACACGGCTGTCGTCGCATCCGCGACGTCAATCTTCTGTACCATCGTCGCGATCAACGCCGGCTATGCCCTATCGCGCTTTCGCGGCAAGATGACCGGGGCGTTCGGGATCTTCATCCTGTTCTCGCAGATGCTGCCCGCAACGCTGATCGTCGTGCCGCTCTATGTCATCTTTCGCCAACTCGGCCTCTACAACACCCTGATTGGCCTGGCGATCGCCGATGCAGCTTTCATTCTGCCGCTGGCGACCTGGCTGATGAAGGGCTTCTTCGACCGCATTCCCACGGACCTCGAGGAGCAGGCGCAGATCGACGGCTGCAGCCGCATGGGCGCCTTCTACCGGGTGACCCTGCCGTTGGCGGTCCCTGGTCTCGTCGTGGTGACGGCCTTCTCATTCATAACCGGTTGGGATGAGTTCTTTCTCGCGCGAACATTGATCGCGACGCAAAGCAACTGGGTGCTGTCGGTCGGCCTCACCTCCTTCGAGAGCCAGTATTCGGTGGCATGGGATGAGATGATGGCTGCTTCCGTCGTTTTCGCCCTGCCGGCGGCCGCCTTCTTCCTTGTTATCCAACGTTATCTCGTCTCCGGTCTGACCTCGGGTGCCGTGAAGGGCTGA
- a CDS encoding membrane dipeptidase, producing MPSSSSDAIVVDGLNCARVSREQMLRTLEGGVTAINLTAIRPPHDFATAMPALARSLAVISENNDIAVIPRSVADIKAAKAAGKLAIILGAQNSVVVEEDLELLRILQRVGFRILQPTYMERNTLGCGVLAKGGDDGLTEKGERWVELMNELRILIDLSHVGYRTAADVLARSKRPVIFSHSNARAVCDSLRNIPDALILAAARTGGTVGLTPWPPMTRHATRPTLDDWAEQVAYVVNLIGVDHVAFGSDLSEGTYASEEQWQKSFGPRGMYPEVTGVMGPWFTFTCRMTEGFESLADTPHLSEALKRKGFSASDVDKIMGGNLLRVYAEVWGG from the coding sequence ATGCCATCATCGTCATCTGATGCCATCGTCGTCGATGGTTTGAATTGCGCGCGCGTGAGCCGTGAGCAGATGCTGCGCACGCTGGAAGGCGGAGTAACGGCTATCAATCTGACGGCGATCCGCCCGCCGCACGATTTCGCCACCGCCATGCCGGCGCTCGCGCGAAGCCTCGCGGTCATTTCCGAGAACAACGACATCGCCGTCATTCCCCGCAGCGTTGCCGACATCAAGGCGGCAAAAGCCGCCGGCAAGCTCGCCATCATTCTCGGCGCGCAGAATTCGGTCGTGGTCGAGGAGGATCTGGAGCTTCTCCGCATCCTGCAGCGCGTCGGCTTCCGCATTCTCCAGCCGACCTATATGGAGCGCAATACCCTTGGCTGCGGCGTGCTGGCCAAGGGTGGAGACGATGGCTTGACCGAGAAGGGCGAGCGTTGGGTCGAGCTCATGAACGAGCTCAGGATCCTGATCGACCTATCGCATGTGGGCTATCGCACCGCCGCCGATGTTCTCGCCCGCTCGAAGCGCCCGGTGATCTTCAGCCACTCCAACGCGCGCGCGGTATGTGACAGCCTCCGCAACATTCCCGACGCGTTGATCCTCGCGGCGGCGCGCACGGGCGGCACCGTCGGCCTGACGCCCTGGCCGCCCATGACCCGGCACGCCACGCGACCGACCCTCGATGACTGGGCGGAACAGGTCGCCTATGTCGTCAATCTCATCGGCGTCGATCATGTGGCCTTTGGCAGCGACCTGTCCGAGGGAACCTACGCGTCGGAAGAGCAGTGGCAAAAATCCTTCGGGCCGCGTGGCATGTATCCGGAAGTGACGGGGGTGATGGGCCCCTGGTTCACATTCACCTGTCGCATGACCGAGGGTTTCGAAAGCCTTGCCGACACGCCCCATCTGAGCGAAGCGCTCAAGCGCAAGGGATTCAGCGCATCGGATGTCGACAAGATCATGGGCGGCAATCTCCTGCGCGTTTACGCTGAAGTCTGGGGCGGCTGA
- a CDS encoding sugar ABC transporter permease, with protein MKRDPSAVAIQPSRAAPFDWMPVWLILPAGIIMAGLLFYPIVRGIALSFFNTRLLRYSEGQFIGLANYVALGSDPAFWNSVTVTFTYGIATMVCTYCLGLGFALLLNRKIPGRGFIRTLFIMPWAIPEVVAVMIFVWMLDAQYGVINYVLVEAGILSAPAAWLTSAGLAMPALVLVTSWQQFPFAMLILLAGLQTIPDEQYEAAMMDGAGVFRRFIHVTLPGLRAVNVILILILILNSFRRVTMIYAMTGGGPARATETLSILTYNVAFQYQRIGYAAAVGAVLLVILLCFSLVYFFLIARRSETP; from the coding sequence ATGAAACGGGACCCATCGGCGGTGGCCATTCAGCCGTCGCGCGCGGCGCCTTTCGACTGGATGCCTGTCTGGCTCATTTTGCCAGCGGGGATCATCATGGCGGGGCTCCTCTTTTATCCCATCGTGCGCGGCATTGCGCTCAGCTTTTTCAACACGCGGCTGTTGCGGTACAGCGAGGGCCAGTTCATCGGCCTCGCCAATTATGTGGCCCTGGGGAGCGACCCGGCCTTCTGGAATTCCGTCACGGTGACCTTCACCTACGGCATCGCGACGATGGTCTGCACCTATTGTCTCGGCCTAGGCTTCGCGCTGCTCCTCAATCGCAAAATTCCGGGCCGCGGCTTCATTCGCACGCTGTTCATCATGCCCTGGGCCATTCCCGAGGTCGTGGCGGTCATGATCTTCGTCTGGATGCTCGATGCCCAGTATGGCGTGATCAACTATGTTCTGGTCGAAGCTGGTATTCTCAGCGCACCGGCCGCGTGGTTGACCAGCGCCGGGCTCGCCATGCCGGCGCTCGTTCTCGTTACGAGTTGGCAGCAGTTTCCTTTCGCGATGCTCATTCTGCTGGCCGGTCTGCAAACCATTCCCGACGAACAGTATGAAGCCGCGATGATGGACGGCGCCGGGGTTTTCCGGCGCTTCATCCATGTCACTCTGCCGGGCCTGCGAGCCGTCAATGTCATTCTGATCCTGATCCTGATCCTCAATTCGTTCCGCCGCGTGACGATGATCTATGCCATGACAGGGGGCGGGCCGGCCCGCGCGACAGAAACCCTGTCGATCCTCACCTATAATGTGGCCTTCCAATACCAGCGCATCGGCTACGCCGCCGCAGTCGGCGCGGTGCTGCTCGTTATCCTGCTCTGCTTCAGCCTGGTCTATTTCTTCCTGATCGCCCGCCGGAGTGAGACCCCATGA
- a CDS encoding sugar ABC transporter substrate-binding protein produces the protein MKSIIAGVCCLAALSGAALAQDKAFKYPSWMWEEGQVGAWHKERKAEFEAKNPGLKVEATVLSPANFENVITTQIAAGDVPDLMPAYTNMLAPLIDAGVLAPLDDCIAASSYKDRILSSIKFAQKDGKTYGVPLTMSPQSMIVNKDLLEKAGVTSVPTTPEEFHAAAKAVKEKTGQWGYGFPNNMSNALFPYLQSMQWVIGLGGDWSKPDGTITANDPLTIKGVSWTKRFLDEGLSPKGLDANAIRTMFAEGKVAFIFDGPWVIGQVSTTNPDLVKKVDFTVMPTPTHAAITGGAYYTIPAGSKRKAEACQYLEIINAEPAQRAYVEKLLQIPGTDVKLSPEFLAKNPWVGQMVEIAAKYPGGLGYAPPGYAVDAAEFRQIVSDHLAKIYAGTATVEEGLNQAQKALETWAKTR, from the coding sequence ATGAAATCGATCATCGCTGGCGTATGCTGCCTTGCGGCGCTCTCGGGGGCTGCCCTCGCACAGGACAAGGCATTCAAATACCCGAGCTGGATGTGGGAAGAGGGCCAGGTCGGAGCCTGGCACAAGGAGCGCAAGGCCGAGTTCGAGGCCAAGAATCCCGGGCTGAAGGTCGAAGCCACAGTTCTGTCTCCGGCCAATTTCGAGAATGTCATTACCACGCAGATCGCGGCGGGCGACGTACCGGACCTGATGCCTGCCTACACCAATATGCTCGCGCCGCTCATCGATGCGGGGGTGCTGGCGCCACTCGACGACTGCATCGCGGCATCGTCCTACAAGGACAGGATTCTATCCTCGATCAAGTTCGCGCAGAAGGATGGCAAAACCTACGGCGTGCCGCTCACCATGAGCCCCCAGTCTATGATCGTGAACAAGGATCTCCTAGAGAAAGCCGGGGTGACGAGCGTCCCGACGACGCCGGAGGAGTTCCATGCCGCGGCCAAGGCGGTCAAGGAAAAGACCGGGCAGTGGGGATACGGCTTTCCCAACAACATGTCGAACGCGCTTTTCCCTTATCTGCAAAGCATGCAGTGGGTGATCGGGCTGGGCGGCGACTGGTCGAAGCCGGATGGAACCATTACCGCGAACGATCCCCTGACCATCAAGGGCGTTTCATGGACCAAGCGCTTTCTTGACGAGGGCTTGAGCCCCAAGGGCCTCGACGCCAACGCGATCCGCACCATGTTCGCGGAAGGCAAGGTCGCCTTCATTTTCGATGGGCCCTGGGTCATTGGGCAGGTCAGCACCACTAATCCGGATCTCGTCAAGAAAGTGGACTTCACGGTCATGCCGACGCCGACCCATGCGGCGATCACAGGCGGCGCCTACTACACGATTCCGGCCGGTTCGAAGCGCAAGGCGGAAGCTTGTCAGTATCTTGAAATCATCAATGCGGAACCCGCCCAGCGCGCCTATGTCGAGAAGCTGCTGCAAATTCCCGGCACGGACGTGAAGCTCAGCCCGGAGTTTCTCGCCAAGAACCCATGGGTTGGCCAGATGGTTGAAATCGCGGCGAAATATCCCGGCGGGTTGGGCTACGCGCCGCCCGGCTACGCAGTCGACGCGGCCGAGTTCCGGCAGATCGTGTCCGACCATCTCGCGAAGATCTATGCAGGCACGGCGACCGTCGAGGAAGGCCTGAACCAGGCCCAGAAGGCCCTTGAAACCTGGGCGAAGACCCGCTGA
- a CDS encoding ABC transporter substrate-binding protein, giving the protein MLHAVRRAFILLALVASSTVAVAQTKTVTVAQGFDPQTLWPNGTTASDNLNAGGVIVEPLLWNNPATGKTEPLLAESWELTAPTTMKLAIRKGVSFSNGEPLNADAVVHSFKVFLDPKQAPAYANYAAAVDRVEKLDDMTVAVHTKFPYPPFELMLTQVYVTPPAYWSSVGLDAFGQKPIGTGPFVLKEWVKDNQLVMERNAQYWGKGPQGIDRLVWRPVPDDAARVAGFTIGEFDIATNIPITAIGDIERLPDREVMQVPSYRIFQLILSSLDEHPSPLKDKRVRQAMNYAVDKKLIIDSLFAGRAFPLNGQVLRKEQLGFDPSLKDYPYDPEKAKALLREAGYPDGFEIVFKFPSGRYAQDREVSEAIAGMLAKVGVRAKMVSLEAGEFLRQLRARELQPMAFLGLAPLDDPDFQVAQYRSSWRYSYMRNAELDSLIDAGARETDHDKRVAIYRKAMQLMHEEAPIVFLYGGYDFYGVSKKLEGFQPRGDQRFFFYGVALKP; this is encoded by the coding sequence ATGCTGCATGCTGTGCGCCGTGCCTTCATTCTGCTCGCCCTCGTCGCATCATCGACGGTGGCCGTGGCGCAGACGAAAACCGTAACCGTGGCCCAGGGCTTCGATCCCCAGACGCTGTGGCCCAACGGCACGACCGCCTCGGACAATCTCAACGCCGGCGGTGTGATCGTCGAGCCTTTGCTCTGGAACAACCCCGCGACCGGCAAGACCGAACCGCTCCTGGCCGAAAGCTGGGAGCTCACCGCGCCAACCACCATGAAGCTGGCGATCCGCAAAGGTGTCAGCTTCAGCAATGGTGAGCCGCTGAACGCCGATGCTGTGGTCCACAGCTTCAAGGTTTTCCTCGATCCGAAGCAGGCTCCGGCTTATGCCAACTATGCCGCGGCGGTCGATCGCGTCGAGAAGCTCGACGATATGACCGTCGCCGTGCATACCAAATTCCCCTACCCGCCCTTCGAGCTGATGCTGACCCAGGTCTACGTCACGCCGCCAGCCTATTGGTCGAGCGTCGGGCTGGACGCCTTCGGCCAGAAGCCGATTGGTACCGGGCCCTTCGTTCTCAAGGAATGGGTCAAGGACAACCAGCTCGTGATGGAGCGCAATGCCCAATACTGGGGCAAGGGCCCGCAAGGCATCGATCGTCTTGTCTGGCGCCCTGTGCCGGATGATGCGGCCCGCGTCGCCGGTTTCACGATCGGCGAGTTCGACATCGCCACGAACATTCCCATCACCGCCATCGGCGACATCGAGCGCCTGCCCGACCGCGAGGTGATGCAGGTTCCAAGCTACAGGATATTCCAGCTCATCCTGTCGTCGCTCGATGAGCATCCAAGTCCCCTGAAGGACAAGCGCGTCCGCCAGGCCATGAACTATGCCGTGGACAAGAAGCTCATCATCGACAGCCTGTTCGCCGGCCGTGCCTTCCCGCTCAACGGCCAGGTGCTGCGCAAGGAACAGCTCGGCTTCGACCCATCGCTCAAAGACTATCCCTACGATCCGGAGAAGGCGAAAGCGCTTCTGCGCGAAGCCGGTTACCCCGATGGCTTCGAGATCGTCTTCAAGTTCCCCTCCGGCCGCTATGCGCAGGACCGCGAGGTCTCGGAGGCCATTGCCGGCATGCTGGCCAAGGTCGGCGTCCGCGCGAAGATGGTCTCGCTCGAGGCGGGAGAGTTCCTGCGCCAGCTCCGGGCCCGTGAACTCCAGCCGATGGCCTTTCTGGGGCTTGCACCGCTTGACGACCCGGACTTCCAGGTCGCGCAATATCGCTCGTCCTGGCGCTATTCCTACATGCGCAACGCGGAACTCGACAGTTTGATCGACGCGGGCGCGCGCGAGACGGATCATGACAAGCGCGTCGCCATCTATCGCAAAGCCATGCAGCTCATGCACGAAGAGGCACCCATCGTCTTCCTCTACGGTGGTTACGACTTCTATGGCGTGTCGAAGAAGCTCGAAGGCTTTCAGCCCCGCGGCGACCAGCGTTTCTTCTTCTACGGCGTAGCGCTGAAGCCCTGA